Sequence from the Thermovirga sp. genome:
TATCCTTGTTCCGCCTTTCGTCTATCCTCAAGGAGGTGCCCACTCGGAGAGCCCCCTGGTTGAAGGGTATTTCGTGGGCAGCCCTCACGGCCTGCAGCACCACGTCGAGGTCGCCTTCCAGGATGGTCCCCATGGGCGTCAGCATCGTCTTGAGATCGAACTCCTTGAGTTTCTTTTCTACCTCGGCGACATAACCGCTCAGGCTCGTCGTACCCGTCCCATAGGGTACGATCACCACTTCAGCTATCACCTTGGCCATTATCGCTTCCCCCTTTCTTCCCTGGAGCCGTTTTAAGATGCCGTACATCCAGTATAATCAATCCCGGCTAAGAGTAGCCGACCCATATTGACGGACATGGAAGGTGGTACTTATCATGGCATGGAATCCCCTCCAGGCAGGCTTTGGCGGGTTGATCAGGCCCATACTGGTAATCCTTGGATGGTACATATCGGACAGGATCCTCGTCAAACTGGCGGGAAAACTCTTCGATAAGGGAATAGCTAGAGTCCAGAACGGGGCGGCTGGGCAGCTGAGCACGCACGAAAGGTCATCCCGGGTCAAAAGGTTGGGGACACTCAGGGGTTTGGTGATTGATCTCCTGCGGTGGGGGCTTGGGGCGGTGGCCTTCCTGACCTTCCTCGGCACGATCAACGTCAACATCATGCCCATACTGACGGGACTGGGCATTGCCGGGCTGGCCCTATCCCTGGCGGCCCAGAATATAATCAGGGACTTCCTCAACGGTATCTTCGTGGTCGTGGAGGATCATTATTCCGTCGGGGACGTGGTGAAGATCGGAGAATACTTCGGCGTCGTCGAGAACTTCACCCTCAGGACCACCCACCTATCCGACCTTGACGGGAACTACATCATCATCCCCAACGGCAGGATCACGGAACTAGTGAATGCCACCAAGTACTGGTCCCAAGCCCAGGTTGTGGTGGGTGTCTCCTACGATTCGGATATACGCAAGGCACTGGGCGTAATGGAGAGGGTGGGCGGGGAACTCAAAAAAGACTTCCCCGACAAGGTGAAGGAAGACCCCCGGATCCAGGGGATTCTCTCCTTCGACGAGCGGGCGGTTTCCCTGAGGGCACTCATAAGGACCGTCCCGGGAGAACACTGGTCCATCGGCATGGAGTACCGCCTGCGCCTGAAGGAAGCCTTCGATGCCGAGGGCATAACGATACCCTTCCCTCAGATGGATGTGTGGATCCGCTCCCCCGAAGGTCTTAGGGTCGCCGGTCAGAAGACGAGGGCGTAGGGAACTGGCCTTGCGACTCTCCCCGGCGGTAAATTAACGATCCTCCCAGACCACCAGATCGACGACGAACCCCCGCCGTCCAGGTTCAGGGCGTTCACCAAGCCGAGCCTCTCCGCTACCGCGGCTGTCTCGGCTATGGTCGCGCCGTTGCTGTGCCAG
This genomic interval carries:
- a CDS encoding MTH1187 family thiamine-binding protein; this encodes MAKVIAEVVIVPYGTGTTSLSGYVAEVEKKLKEFDLKTMLTPMGTILEGDLDVVLQAVRAAHEIPFNQGALRVGTSLRIDERRNKDITMESKVRSVEGKLQG
- a CDS encoding mechanosensitive ion channel family protein — encoded protein: MAWNPLQAGFGGLIRPILVILGWYISDRILVKLAGKLFDKGIARVQNGAAGQLSTHERSSRVKRLGTLRGLVIDLLRWGLGAVAFLTFLGTINVNIMPILTGLGIAGLALSLAAQNIIRDFLNGIFVVVEDHYSVGDVVKIGEYFGVVENFTLRTTHLSDLDGNYIIIPNGRITELVNATKYWSQAQVVVGVSYDSDIRKALGVMERVGGELKKDFPDKVKEDPRIQGILSFDERAVSLRALIRTVPGEHWSIGMEYRLRLKEAFDAEGITIPFPQMDVWIRSPEGLRVAGQKTRA
- a CDS encoding phosphodiester glycosidase family protein, translating into QAGPMLVKEGRKVFDPEGFNPKTLSLPHPRSFVGSDGERIWFIVIDGRDPWHSNGATIAETAAVAERLGLVNALNLDGGGSSSIWWSGRIVNLPPGRVARPVPYALVF